A genomic region of Fodinisporobacter ferrooxydans contains the following coding sequences:
- a CDS encoding transposase: MNEVLSAFRSCFSRTATFEWFIIIIVGLMLRTDRLGVTTLIRDLSLHPRSYETLIHFFRSSAWSLESLRLTWLQVIRRVAPLFSLNGAVVLVGDGMKQAKEARRMPGVKKLHQESENSSKAQYIFGHLFGAIGILMGTPQKWFCLPLFMNLQDGVKTMFGWSGSSERQDSHVVQMMDQGFAAAKPFGKALLLLDRYFLSVPALKRLNEWNAPGTTRMHIITKAKSNTVAYEYPSATKKRRGRPRKKGAEVKRKSLFQSRADAFQTAQVAIYGKDEAVPYLCLDLLWGQGLYQKLRFVLVQLGDQLSILVSTDLTLEATDIIRLYGYRFKIECTFREMKQAIGGFSYHYCSKSMSKLKRYLKKGEIHPLEQVTNEKDQTNIRLTVKAIEGYVMCSCIAMGLLQLLAVKYSHRVPARFFRYLRTPSFLKIRLWSICANLFFACSLTTRMYPYRK; the protein is encoded by the coding sequence ATGAATGAAGTTTTATCTGCGTTCCGATCCTGTTTTTCACGAACGGCTACCTTTGAGTGGTTCATTATCATCATTGTCGGTCTGATGTTACGCACCGATCGTCTGGGGGTGACGACCCTAATCCGGGATCTCTCCTTGCATCCCCGTAGCTACGAGACCTTGATTCATTTCTTCCGTTCCTCTGCTTGGTCGCTGGAATCTCTTCGGTTGACGTGGCTTCAGGTGATTCGGCGTGTAGCGCCCCTGTTCTCCCTTAACGGAGCAGTGGTGCTTGTCGGTGACGGTATGAAGCAGGCCAAGGAAGCCCGCCGGATGCCGGGTGTCAAGAAACTCCATCAGGAATCCGAGAATTCTTCCAAGGCACAGTACATCTTCGGACATCTTTTTGGCGCTATCGGCATTCTCATGGGAACGCCGCAGAAGTGGTTTTGTCTGCCCTTGTTCATGAACCTGCAAGATGGCGTGAAAACTATGTTCGGCTGGAGCGGCTCCTCTGAACGGCAAGATTCCCATGTGGTGCAGATGATGGATCAGGGCTTTGCGGCTGCCAAGCCATTCGGGAAAGCCTTGCTTCTGCTGGATCGTTATTTTCTGTCTGTTCCTGCGCTGAAGCGCTTGAACGAGTGGAACGCGCCAGGAACAACTCGGATGCACATCATCACGAAAGCCAAGTCGAATACTGTGGCGTATGAGTATCCTTCCGCGACGAAGAAGAGACGAGGACGTCCACGAAAAAAGGGAGCGGAAGTGAAACGGAAGTCCCTGTTCCAAAGCCGTGCGGATGCGTTTCAAACGGCCCAAGTGGCGATTTACGGCAAGGATGAAGCGGTTCCGTACCTGTGTCTGGATTTACTGTGGGGACAGGGGCTGTACCAAAAGTTGCGTTTTGTCCTGGTTCAGCTTGGCGACCAGTTGTCCATCCTGGTGAGCACCGACCTGACGTTGGAAGCAACGGACATCATCCGCTTGTATGGGTACCGTTTCAAGATCGAATGTACCTTCCGTGAAATGAAGCAAGCCATCGGTGGATTCAGTTACCATTACTGTAGCAAGTCCATGTCGAAGCTCAAGCGCTACCTGAAGAAGGGAGAGATCCATCCACTGGAGCAAGTCACCAATGAAAAAGATCAAACGAACATTCGTCTGACCGTCAAGGCTATCGAAGGCTATGTGATGTGCAGTTGCATCGCGATGGGCTTGCTGCAACTGCTCGCAGTGAAGTATTCCCATCGGGTTCCCGCCCGTTTCTTTCGTTACTTGAGAACACCATCGTTTCTGAAGATACGGTTATGGTCTATTTGCGCAAATCTATTTTTCGCATGTTCGCTCACAACCCGCATGTATCCATATCGAAAATAA
- a CDS encoding cytochrome b N-terminal domain-containing protein: MSANRNEAYFEHHTSEPFHWKERKEKRGFWRAFLESFAYLPPFNRMFGKVSPSYAESYWYCMGGLTFFSFLLLILTGLILTFFGPTWWSGSNAGYIVKSIHYWSAQAFFFFLFLHIIRVWITGAYRGKRSINYMIGFVTFFLSLGENLFGLLARGDWESQFVSMHSDDMLFTVPILKLISPENFTSALIIHVALIPFVLVVLIGVHVALVKLQGIARPL; this comes from the coding sequence ATGTCAGCCAATCGAAATGAAGCGTATTTTGAACACCACACGAGCGAACCTTTTCATTGGAAAGAGCGAAAGGAAAAACGTGGATTTTGGCGAGCGTTTTTAGAAAGTTTTGCATATCTGCCGCCGTTTAACCGGATGTTCGGGAAAGTATCTCCGTCATATGCCGAATCCTATTGGTACTGTATGGGTGGCCTTACATTTTTCTCATTTTTGCTTTTGATACTGACAGGATTGATTCTCACATTTTTCGGTCCTACTTGGTGGTCAGGTTCAAATGCAGGATATATCGTCAAATCCATACATTATTGGTCGGCACAGGCATTCTTTTTCTTCCTCTTTCTGCACATTATTCGCGTTTGGATCACAGGTGCTTATCGGGGCAAACGCTCGATCAACTACATGATCGGGTTTGTAACATTTTTCTTGTCCTTGGGAGAAAATTTGTTTGGGCTGTTGGCACGAGGTGACTGGGAGTCGCAATTCGTCTCCATGCACTCGGACGACATGCTGTTTACCGTTCCAATTTTAAAACTTATTTCACCGGAGAATTTTACATCTGCGTTGATTATTCATGTTGCATTGATACCGTTTGTTCTCGTCGTATTAATTGGTGTGCACGTTGCGCTAGTAAAACTTCAAGGCATTGCCCGTCCGCTATAA